Genomic DNA from uncultured Acetobacterium sp.:
TTTAAGAACCAACCATTATTTATCGGGAGATCATGATATTTATGTGGCCGCCAATCAGATTCGCCGGTTTAATCTCCGCACCGGGGATAAAATTGTCGGAAAAATTAAGATGTCCAGCGAAAATGAAAAGTTTGACGCGTTGCTTTATGTGGAGAAGGTTAATGGGGATATTCCCGAAAAGATTGCCAATCGCCCTCGGTTTGAACGACTGACGCCGATTTTCCCGGAAGAGCGAATCGGTCTGGAAACGACTCAGGATGTGGTATCAACCCGGATGATTGATCTGTTTTCACCGATGGGCAAAGGTCAACGTGGTCTGATTGTGGCACCGCCAAAGGCTGGCAAGACCATTTTGCTAAAAGAAATCGCCAATGGCATTACCACCAATCATCCCGAAATTGAACTGATTATTCTACTGGTGGATGAGCGCCCGGAAGAAGTCACCGACATGAAACGTTCGATTGATGCGGATATTGTCTATTCAACCTTTGACCAGCCCCCGGAAAATCATATCAAGGTGGCTGAAATCGTGTTGGAACGTGGTAAGCGATTGGTTGAACAGGGAAAAGACGTGGTTATTCTGGTGGACAGTTTAACCCGGTTGACCCGGGGCAATAACCTGGTAGTCTCGCCATCTGGGAGAACATTGTCTGGTGGTCTTGATCCGGAAGCATTATTTTTTCCGAAAAAATTCTTTGGTTCTGCCCGAAACGTGGAGGAAGGCGGCAGCCTGACGATCCTGGCGACGGCGCTGGTCGATACCGGAAGTCGGATGGATGACATCATTTTTGAAGAATTCAAGGGTACCGGTAACATGGAGCTTCATCTGGAACGGGAATTGGCCGAGCGACGGATTTATCCGGCCATTAACCTGAATCGGTCGGGAACGCGCCGAGAGGAAAAATTATTAACGGCTGAGGAGCTGAAAGTAAGCTTTGATATCCGAAAACTTTATAAAGGAACCACGGTTTACGACCTCACTGATAAGATTATTTCGATTCTGGAACGGACCAAAGATAATCAAGCATTCATGAAAAAATTTATTGATAAATATAACGCACAAAATATTTGATCTTTTAAGAATTGTTTGATATAATGTCTCGGTTGATAAAATAACAATGAATAGTTAAATAAATAAGAAACGAGGTGGATTCAATGCAA
This window encodes:
- the rho gene encoding transcription termination factor Rho produces the protein MEKQALEDLTVVELRKQAESLGIEKTSRLKKIELIEAIEEKMEPSIAQENNQSISQDNHQDIKEKATVTAEKTINEKKPAEKEIHEKLTSQANQRITNGSNGNGPRSPYYKLKDPMENTSVVEGNLEILPEGFGFVKNKDMKSNEEFVYISGSQIQKFKLETGDLLSGKVRPPKTGEKYSAMLFLEKVNGIKTADIIQKINSMLYVDDKKDLDRFKTSQEGILDVNPDGFGFLRTNHYLSGDHDIYVAANQIRRFNLRTGDKIVGKIKMSSENEKFDALLYVEKVNGDIPEKIANRPRFERLTPIFPEERIGLETTQDVVSTRMIDLFSPMGKGQRGLIVAPPKAGKTILLKEIANGITTNHPEIELIILLVDERPEEVTDMKRSIDADIVYSTFDQPPENHIKVAEIVLERGKRLVEQGKDVVILVDSLTRLTRGNNLVVSPSGRTLSGGLDPEALFFPKKFFGSARNVEEGGSLTILATALVDTGSRMDDIIFEEFKGTGNMELHLERELAERRIYPAINLNRSGTRREEKLLTAEELKVSFDIRKLYKGTTVYDLTDKIISILERTKDNQAFMKKFIDKYNAQNI